Proteins from a single region of Megalopta genalis isolate 19385.01 chromosome 3, iyMegGena1_principal, whole genome shotgun sequence:
- the LOC117218174 gene encoding MORN repeat-containing protein 5, whose amino-acid sequence MEVKLKHFDAGITRFIDGSQYEGTWNAIGMDGIGTYVYPHNAKYQGEFRDDTFHGHGTIYWPRGQRMDGVWSRGEWKRSRFIFADDLIFLKNGWKYCKFPDRRYHLCLKYGLRPAGATLSTNNEREFMIPPLCYDSGTGIFDPSTHCIVSYRDPKKVLQIPSMTMARWIMDNCRKAWTKPTGHRPHLYENWFPRKDTANDATDTTDEKVSPLSSLLPFSKCSSQFWWKRYQITKRLLILRYYGLTKSYN is encoded by the exons ATGGAAgtgaaattgaaacattttgATGCCGGTATTACGCGTTTTATCGATGGAAGCCAATACGAGGGTACCTGGAACGCGATTGGCATGGATGGAATTGGCACATACGTTTACCCACATA ATGCCAAGTATCAAGGAGAATTCCGCGATGACACGTTTCATGGGCACGGCACCATTTATTGGCCTCGTGGTCAAAGGATGGACGGTGTATGGTCTCGAGGTGAATGGAAACGAAGCCGATTCATCTTCGCGGACGATTTGATTTTCCTGAAAAACGgatggaaatactgtaaattTCCCGACAGACG GTACCACCTATGTCTGAAATATGGATTACGTCCAGCCGGAGCTACGTTGAGTACCAACAACGAAAGGGAATTTATGATCCCACCCCTCTGTTACGATTCCGGGACCGGAATATTCGATCCTTCGACGCActgtatcgtatcgtatcgagACCCGAAAAAG GTACTGCAAATACCGTCCATGACGATGGCTCGATGGATAATGGACAACTGTCGGAAGGCTTGGACAAAGCCGACCGGGCATCGGCCGCATCTTTATGAAAATTGGTTTCCTCGGAAAGACACCGCAAACGATGCAACCGATACAACCGATGAAAAGGTTTCCCCCTTGTCGTCGTTGTTACCATTTTCGAAATGTTCTTCTCAATTTTGGTGGAAGAGGTATCAAATTACGAAACGATTACTGATCTTACGATACTACGGTCTTACTAAATCTTACAATTAG
- the LOC117218229 gene encoding NHL repeat-containing protein 2 isoform X1 yields MCQNKSNANVRDIVQELTQTCMEVRCNLELCDGKQEREALILKHIKTYTGKGFRIIDFQAGLEWFNVAEGLSVYGHLANKLIVLDFFTYCCINCMHVLPDLDLLEKQFSITDGLVVVSSYEVGVHSAKFSNERNSKRLLAAIQRYNITHPVVNDTSLSMWQDLGISCWPTLVMIGPTGEPFAVFIGEGHKDELPAYASVALTYFKSLYQISNSNLPLQLAKHLLPSRGNETLLFPSKIKSFCNERRECLVISDTGNNRILVTDVTGNVEYVIGGPEPGFCNGNLENAKFNAPQGVCVLDAVIYVADNENHAIRKIDLVEKIVSTVAGTGFQGHDYVGGKTGRDQALSSPWDVSIYRHEYADKSVPVLLIAMAGTHQIWALFLEDSIWWKNREYKASTCAAIVGSGREENRNNTYPHAAGLAQPSGLIVVQEDKMVFFADSESSTIRSVDLNNGRVSAVCGANRNPADLHDFGDSDGVQYGVKLQHPLGITWHSKENVVYIADTYNHKIKRIDVSTGCCKTMYGDGKPNELFSFDEPSGIVVSSNGDLLYVADTNNHVVKVIDTKNNDIAVLPINIGVSGKADSENVYFFETKISEGGGELNITFDVIFLDDRLKLNKDAPQRWSVNVSAVKWVAKVRTGDLDSPVSINVPEGSGIHEVYVTLDIVACKTTECLPKKLSIVYRVHQESQALGIVTERRQVVVK; encoded by the exons GATTAGAATGGTTCAACGTCGCAGAAGGGTTATCAGTATATGGACATCTGGCCAACAAATTAATTGTTCTGGATTTCTTCACTTATTGTTGCATTAATTGTATGCACGTATTGCCAGATTTAGATCTTCTTGAAAAGCAATTTTCAATCACGGATGGTCTCGTTGTTGTTAGTTCATACGAA GTCGGAGTGCACAGCGCAAAATTCTCCAACGAACGTAATTCAAAGAGACTCTTGGCAGCGATTCAGAGATACAATATAACACATCCTGTTGTGAACGATACGTCTCTGTCTATGTGGCAAGACCTAGGAATTTCTTGTTGGCCGACGTTAGTGATGATAG GCCCAACAGGAGAACCATTTGCAGTGTTCATAGGAGAAGGTCATAAAGATGAATTGCCTGCGTACGCGAGCGTTGCATTAACATATTTCAAATCGTTATATCAGATATCTAATAGCAATCTTCCTCTACAACTGGCAAAACATTTGTTACCTTCCAGAGGAAACGAGACCCTGCTGTTTCCTAGTAAAATAAAGAGTTTTTGCAACGAACGAAGAGAATGTTTGGTAATATCCGATACAGGCAATAACAGAATTTTAGTCACAGATGTAACTGGAAACGTGGAATACGTTATCGGTGGTCCTGAACCAGGATTTTGCAATGGAAACTTGGAAAATGCTAAATTCAATGCTCCCCAAGGTGTATGCGTGTTAGATGCTGTAATTTATGTCGCTGATAACGAAAATCACGCAATTAGAAAG ATAGATTTAGTAGAGAAAATTGTAAGTACGGTCGCTGGTACGGGCTTCCAAGGTCACGATTATGTCGGAGGGAAAACTGGTAGGGACCAAGCTTTGTCTTCCCCTTGGGACGTTTCGATTTATAGACACGAGTATGCAGATAAATCCGTACCTGTGTTATTAATCGCAATGGCAGGTACACATCAAATTTGGGCGCTTTTTTTAGAAGACAGTATTTGGTGGAAAAATAG AGAGTACAAAGCAAGCACGTGTGCTGCAATCGTTGGAAGCGGCAGGGAGGAGAACCGCAATAATACGTATCCTCACGCGGCTGGCTTAGCACAACCATCGGGATTGATTGTCGTGCAGGAGGATAAAATGGTCTTTTTTGCCGATAGCGAAAGCAGCACCATCAGATCCGTAGATCTAAACAATGGACGAGTATCTGCTGTTTGCGGAGCAAATAGAAATCCGGCG GATTTACATGATTTCGGGGATTCCGACGGTGTTCAATACGGTGTTAAGCTTCAACATCCTTTGGGAATAACGTGGCACTCGAAAGAGAATGTCGTCTACATAGCCGACACGTACAATCATAAAATTAAAAGGATCGATGTAAGCACAGGTTGCTGTAAAACCATGTACGGCGATGGAAAACCGAACGAACTATTTTCG TTTGACGAACCCAGTGGCATCGTGGTCAGTTCGAACGGTGATCTGTTATACGTGGCCGATACAAACAATCATGTTGTGAAAGTTATCGACACCAAGAACAACGATATCGCTGTG TTACCTATAAACATTGGTGTATCTGGAAAGGCCGACTCGGAGAACGTTTATTTCTTTGAGACGAAGATAAGCGAGGGAGGAGGTGAATTGAATATCACGTTTGACGTGATCTTTCTCGACGATCGCTTGAAATTGAACAAAGATGCGCCCCAAAGATGGTCTGTGAATGTTTCAGCGGTTAAATGGGTTGCCAAAGTGAGAACCGGCGACCTCGATAGTCCAGTGTCGATCAACGTTCCCGAAGGAAGTGGGATACACGAGGTGTACGTGACACTGGACATCGTTGCGTGTAAAACCACCGAATGCCTGCCAAAGAAATTGTCGATAGTGTATCGAGTACATCAAGAATCGCAAGCCCTCGGCATTGTAACGGAACGCAGACAAGTTGTCGTTAAATAA
- the LOC117218226 gene encoding uncharacterized protein LOC117218226 has protein sequence MTLGWFYVTLTAFAAWTCYLDSCIGGPLPENIMILPSRKFLKSGAVATTSGLAKENRPKNDVDDKAGNNDRSSVAGDINLYRLPPSPANLLKPDGFQFYTYNERGDMITKQMTPDEIQALIASGGPDHSNMGVQEPQKAEDILTDGKKVMDVVEKVQNVLKSAMNKPPMLTGTISNSVPEKANVEWSNILPVILAGDKHGDIVDDTRYIERFTTPTTTTTVRTSTVRNDYASNGTTFELNSTVFATTTGAPGNGTRPKETHGQTVSHEFGGNRTRETVSSIISNAMTTTANTPAEKFMIPVAVITAQQRPHVWRSTTQSPIFQKITEILPAAGNDALDENFNDNSNRSSMVPLGSTKIRDQATESLASAILDSTTTAADTSETSVASTASTALEASKTSDTEENSNDDVATEKTLSINSSKIDASTTNASSATTPLYSPTEIVVTAVDKAGAVSLPVLEEEIKPSVLETMASSTSLPMELMNSLSSMIGQVSEVAASSVLPASTDFERQQSLHDRVEEKERKNSSNLWKTATTPLTDLTIKLSTSDERGEESLGETSGTTSTKLPQVNQDRVTWTISPVILFATLAPANRIRPDGVDDLSRVPTTTFDRHDTPNSTLLAIDATRTASTKEMLRTTTDSMPVAGTSVTFQTMVKPFDSMNTNFSGFDSPSKISEVEQQSNIESIAIIEDMLRTVSAEANIPSYSTESFVLPNVPAKTIASGLIAGFESIAGPDTNVTPISGANTGNVAFKLESQTLASTAGTSSKDNNVLCESNRINNETRNSSATNETVYIEPKRPSNPIEEPGTLATTDRTLSTTRTNFEYAQVENEESIVSNNTNEISIPTIPKISTTPTVTTVPTFPTVPTVDLSVSGVDASIDPVVDHGQASPSEDTNYINYTTTVSSEVSSISFDSTNPVQQQSATNVDGKTETSIVAKLEEIPLEIVKKDDDETSVAYSGGLDRTPSLESIVGAVQNTSTIFDRSSANLPKPIPTDTGVDTVEFGDGTTVTGTTVSETRTDASIFSINETTSDTSSIVTQPNQIAITTHSTNETNPMDVENPSRIESTTEQSNFLTKIPIKSYVTSSKLSMYETVEFEHLNLNATTNTTNTINTINTTNTINTTNDVNFDEKWHRITLSEIVPTVPTRYPVQEFLQTSESESESATVALTMRETNSSEDDIRYPTTPASETATATVTLNPSKSTSGLDTSIKNASNDIVNFSRLCNELAFKFWIAVNKGLSTGRSLALSPFGMVSLLAMIFLGARGSTSDQMNEILGLDNVATFNPHLIFQNVTDAVSLARNQGIANAAFVRELFADKVKIRKLLPFYKEQAQQFYEGLVAEVNFATISDLARRRTNLLIRKQTGGRIRDFVKSNAVPLRSPLAAISANVFQTDCNISSASTTGRDGELYFAISSAHRLRKLIPVPATVWRSNVLAGYEPSLDATAIGLGGTGKLVSTIFLLPGQQGHAAPGDTLDRLEQRLVKGAFRDSTWNKLLKVLIPRHGLELQIPKFSHRSVVNATAALKRMGLDQLFSNDADFKGINGIGNHLFLSDVLQMNLFSTCGDENIGNGRHHVEVYPASPLSRQSPSYNDEHRTLESGGLLHSDSESESDSNSDSESESDSNSAAPAFDCCVNNHPRTVSGNGIAKVSEKQAVDRPRLKLDQPFLYFVRHNPTGLILHMGRFNPRLL, from the exons ATGACTTTAGGCTGGTTTTACGTGACACTGACGGCGTTCGCGGCGTGGACGTGTTATTTAGATTCGTGCATAGGCGGACCGCTTCCAGAGAACATCATGATTCTACCGTCTAGGAAATTTCTGAAATCTGG CGCGGTTGCGACAACGTCGGGTCTCGCGAAAGAAAACAGGCCGAAAAACGACGTCGACGACAAGGCGGGGAACAACGACAGATCGTCGGTGGCGGGCGATATTAATCTGTATCGTTTGCCGCCCTCCCCTGCGAATTTGCTGAAGCCCGATGGATTTCAATTCTACACTTACAACGAAAGGGGCGACATGATCACGAAGCAAATGACTCCGGATGAAATTCAAGCTTTGATCGCGAGCGGGGGACCGGATCACTCGAACATGGGAGTTCAGGAACCTCAGAAAGCCGAGGACATACTTACCGACGGGAAAAAG GTGATGGATGTCGTGGAGAAAGTACAAAACGTGCTCAAGAGCGCTATGAACAAGCCGCCGATGTTAACGGGAACGATCTCGAATTCGGTGCCGGAAAAAGCGAACGTCGAATGGAGCAATATTCTACCCGTTATTTTGGCCGGCGACAAACACGGAGACATCGTCGACGACACGCGTTACATCGAAAGATTTACAACGccgacgacaacaacaaccGTTCGTACCTCGACCGTCCGAAACGATTACGCCTCGAACGGAACAACTTTCGAGTTGAACTCAACGGTGTTCGCGACCACGACGGGAGCTCCCGGCAACGGTACCAGGCCGAAGGAAACGCACGGGCAAACGGTTTCTCACGAATTCGGAGGGAACAGGACACGAGAGACGGTTTCAAGCATTATTTCGAACGCTATGACAACCACCGCCAACACGCCTGCGGAAAAATTCATGATTCCCGTGGCCGTTATAACGGCCCAACAGAGACCACACGTATGGCGTAGCACAACGCAAAGTCCGATCTTTCAGAAAATTACTGAAATCCTACCCGCGGCCGGCAACGACGCACTCGACGAAAATTTCAACGACAATAGCAATCGTTCGTCGATGGTTCCTCTCGGATCGACGAAAATCAGGGATCAGGCTACCGAATCGTTGGCGAGCGCGATCCTAGACTCGACAACGACGGCTGCCGACACGTCGGAAACGTCGGTGGCGTCGACGGCGTCGACGGCGTTGGAAGCGTCAAAAACTTCGGACACGGAAGAAAACTCCAACGATGACGTCGCGACAGAAAAGACTTTGTCGATAAATTCGAGCAAAATCGACGCATCGACGACGAACGCATCGTCCGCAACGACGCCCCTTTACTCGCCGACCGAGATCGTTGTCACGGCTGTGGATAAAGCTGGCGCAGTTTCATTGCCGGTGCTGGAAGAAGAAATAAAACCGAGCGTCTTGGAAACCATGGCATCTTCCACATCTTTGCCCATGGAGCTAATGAACTCATTGTCCAGTATGATCGGTCAAGTTTCGGAAGTTGCCGCGTCTTCGGTTCTGCCTGCGTCGACCGATTTCGAAAGGCAGCAGTCGCTTCACGATCGAGTCGAGGAAAAGGAACGAAAGAATAGTTCGAACCTATGGAAAACCGCGACGACACCGTTAACCGATCTAACGATTAAATTATCAACGTCCGACGAACGTGGAGAAGAATCGCTCGGTGAAACATCTGGCACAACTTCCACGAAGCTTCCGCAGGTCAATCAAGATCGAGTCACTTGGACCATCTCGCCCGTTATTTTGTTCGCAACCCTCGCACCGGCGAATCGAATTCGTCCCGACGGAGTCGACGATCTCTCTCGTGTTCCGACAACGACCTTCGATCGACACGACACGCCGAATTCCACTTTGTTGGCGATCGACGCAACGCGAACAGCGAGTACGAAGGAAATGCTCCGTACGACAACCGATTCGATGCCTGTTGCCGGTACATCGGTTACGTTCCAAACAATGGTAAAGCCATTCGACTCGATGAACACGAATTTCTCGGGTTTCGATTCTCCGTCGAAAATATCGGAGGTCGAGCAGCAGTCGAACATCGAATCGATAGCGATCATCGAAGACATGCTCAGAACGGTGTCCGCCGAAGCGAATATTCCTTCCTATTCCACGGAATCGTTCGTCTTACCGAATGTTCCGGCGAAAACTATAGCCAGTGGCCTCATCGCAGGTTTCGAATCGATCGCAGGCCCCGATACGAACGTTACACCGATCTCCGGTGCGAACACGGGAAACGTTGCTTTCAAGCTAGAGTCGCAAACTCTGGCTTCTACGGCGGGAACATCGTCGAAGGATAATAATGTACTttgcgaatcgaatcgaatcaacAACGAAACTCGAAATAGTTCCGCGACGAACGAAACAGTTTATATCGAGCCGAAAAGACCATCGAATCCGATCGAAGAACCAGGAACGCTCGCGACGACCGACCGTACGTTATCCACTACTCGAACGAACTTCGAATATGCGCAAGTAGAAAACGAGGAATCGATCGTGTCGAATAATACCAATGAGATTTCCATTCCGACGATTCCGAAGATTTCAACGACGCCAACGGTCACAACGGTTCCAACTTTTCCAACGGTTCCAACGGTCGATTTGTCCGTATCCGGCGTCGATGCTTCGATCGATCCGGTCGTGGATCACGGTCAAGCATCCCCTTCAGAGGACACCAATTACATCAACTATACGACCACGGTATCCAGCGAAGTATCTAGTATTTCGTTCGATTCGACGAACCCGGTTCAGCAACAAAGTGCAACGAACGTTGACGGGAAGACCGAGACATCGATAGTTGCCAAGCTCGAGGAAATTCCACTAGAAATTGTTAAAAAGGACGACGATGAAACGTCGGTCGCGTATTCCGGTGGCCTCGATAGGACCCCGTCGTTGGAATCCATCGTTGGGGCTGTACAGAATACGTCGACGATATTCGATCGATCATCGGCGAACTTGCCGAAACCAATACCAACGGACACGGGAGTAGATACCGTCGAATTTGGCGACGGTACTACCGTCACTGGTACTACCGTTTCCGAAACTAGAACCGACGCGTCGATCTTCTCGATCAACGAAACAACGAGCGATACGAGCTCGATCGTTACGCAGCCGAATCAAATAGCAATAACCACGCATTCGACCAATGAAACGAATCCGATGGACGTTGAGAATCCATCGAGGATCGAATCGACGACGGAGCAAAGTAATTTCTTAACAAAAATTCCGATTAAATCGTACGTCACGTCGAGCAAGTTATCGATGTACGAAACGGTGGAGTTTGAACATTTAAATCTGAACGcgacaacaaatacaacaaATACGATAAATACGATAAATACAACAAATACGATAAATACAACGAACGACGTTAATTTCGACGAGAAATGGCATCGGATCACTTTATCCGAGATAGTGCCGACGGTACCGACAAGATATCCTGTGCAGGAATTTCTGCAGACATCAGAATCGGAATCGGAATCGGCGACGGTAGCGTTAACGATGCGTGAAACAAACTCCTCGGAGGATGATATTCGGTATCCGACAACGCCGGCGAGCGAAACCGCGACGGCCACCGTCACGCTAAATCCTTCGAAGAGCACGAGCGGACTGGACACCAGTATAAAAAACGCGAGCAACGACATTGTCAACTTCTCAAGACTTTGCAACGAATTGGCGTTCAAATTTTGGATAGCGGTGAACAAGGGACTAAGCACCGGCAGGTCGCTCGCCCTGTCGCCGTTCGGCATGGTCAGCTTGCTAGCGATGATCTTCCTCGGCGCGCGAGGTTCGACGTCcgatcaaatgaacgaaattCTCGGTCTCGACAACGTGGCCACCTTTAATCCACatctaatttttcaaaatgtcaCGGACGCTGTAAGCTTGGCGAGAAATCAGGGAATCGCTAACGCGGCGTTCGTTCGCGAATTGTTCGCCGACAAGGTGAAGATTCGAAAATTATTGCCGTTCTACAAGGAGCAAGCGCAACAATTCTACGAAGGATTGGTAGCCGAGGTGAATTTCGCTACCATCAGCGATCTCGCGCGTCGGCGAACCAATCTGTTGATCAGAAAACAAACCGGCGGCCGTATCCGAGATTTCGTGAAAAGTAACGCTGTCCCATTGAGATCCCCCCTCGCAGCGATTTCCGCGAACGTGTTTCAAACGGATTGCAACATCAGCTCGGCCAGCACGACGGGACGAGACGGGGAATTATATTTCGCGATCTCGTCGGCGCACAGGTTGAGAAAATTGATCCCGGTACCGGCAACCGTTTGGCGATCGAACGTACTCGCCGGTTACGAGCCGAGCTTGGACGCCACTGCGATCGGTCTCGGCGGTACCGGCAAATTAGTTTCAACGATCTTCCTATTGCCCGGTCAACAGGGTCACGCCGCGCCCGGCGACACGTTGGATCGGCTCGAGCAGAGGCTCGTCAAAGGAGCCTTCCGAGACAGCACGTGGAACAAACTTTTAAAAGTTCTGATACCCAGGCACGGCCTTGAATTACAAATACCCAAGTTCAGTCATCGGTCCGTCGTCAACGCTACCGCTGCTTTAAAACGAATGGGCTTGGATCAATTGTTCTCGAACGACGCCGATTTCAAAGGGATCAACGGGATAGGAAATCATCTATTTTTATCCGACGTCCTACAG ATGAACTTATTTAGTACATGCGGCGATGAGAACATCGGCAACGGTCGACATCACGTGGAAGTTTATCCTGCGAGTCCTTTATCGAGGCAATCTCCGAGTTACAACGACGAACACCGAACTTTGGAGTCCGGGGGACTGCTACACTCGGATTCGGAATCAGAATCAGATTCGAATTCGGATTCAGAGTCggagtcagattcaaattcagcgGCGCCAGCTTTCGACTGTTGCGTAAATAATCATCCGAGAACCGTTTCCGGGAACGGAATCGCAAAAGTCTCCGAGAAACAAGCCGTAGACAGACCGAGATTGAAATTGGATCAACCGTTCCTCTATTTCGTACGACACAATCCGACCGGCCTCATTCTTCATATGGGACGTTTCAACCCGAGATTACTTTAA
- the LOC117218229 gene encoding NHL repeat-containing protein 2 isoform X2 encodes MCQNKSNANVRDIVQELTQTCMEVRCNLELCDGKQEREALILKHIKTYTGKGFRIIDFQAGLEWFNVAEGLSVYGHLANKLIVLDFFTYCCINCMHVLPDLDLLEKQFSITDGLVVVGVHSAKFSNERNSKRLLAAIQRYNITHPVVNDTSLSMWQDLGISCWPTLVMIGPTGEPFAVFIGEGHKDELPAYASVALTYFKSLYQISNSNLPLQLAKHLLPSRGNETLLFPSKIKSFCNERRECLVISDTGNNRILVTDVTGNVEYVIGGPEPGFCNGNLENAKFNAPQGVCVLDAVIYVADNENHAIRKIDLVEKIVSTVAGTGFQGHDYVGGKTGRDQALSSPWDVSIYRHEYADKSVPVLLIAMAGTHQIWALFLEDSIWWKNREYKASTCAAIVGSGREENRNNTYPHAAGLAQPSGLIVVQEDKMVFFADSESSTIRSVDLNNGRVSAVCGANRNPADLHDFGDSDGVQYGVKLQHPLGITWHSKENVVYIADTYNHKIKRIDVSTGCCKTMYGDGKPNELFSFDEPSGIVVSSNGDLLYVADTNNHVVKVIDTKNNDIAVLPINIGVSGKADSENVYFFETKISEGGGELNITFDVIFLDDRLKLNKDAPQRWSVNVSAVKWVAKVRTGDLDSPVSINVPEGSGIHEVYVTLDIVACKTTECLPKKLSIVYRVHQESQALGIVTERRQVVVK; translated from the exons GATTAGAATGGTTCAACGTCGCAGAAGGGTTATCAGTATATGGACATCTGGCCAACAAATTAATTGTTCTGGATTTCTTCACTTATTGTTGCATTAATTGTATGCACGTATTGCCAGATTTAGATCTTCTTGAAAAGCAATTTTCAATCACGGATGGTCTCGTTGTT GTCGGAGTGCACAGCGCAAAATTCTCCAACGAACGTAATTCAAAGAGACTCTTGGCAGCGATTCAGAGATACAATATAACACATCCTGTTGTGAACGATACGTCTCTGTCTATGTGGCAAGACCTAGGAATTTCTTGTTGGCCGACGTTAGTGATGATAG GCCCAACAGGAGAACCATTTGCAGTGTTCATAGGAGAAGGTCATAAAGATGAATTGCCTGCGTACGCGAGCGTTGCATTAACATATTTCAAATCGTTATATCAGATATCTAATAGCAATCTTCCTCTACAACTGGCAAAACATTTGTTACCTTCCAGAGGAAACGAGACCCTGCTGTTTCCTAGTAAAATAAAGAGTTTTTGCAACGAACGAAGAGAATGTTTGGTAATATCCGATACAGGCAATAACAGAATTTTAGTCACAGATGTAACTGGAAACGTGGAATACGTTATCGGTGGTCCTGAACCAGGATTTTGCAATGGAAACTTGGAAAATGCTAAATTCAATGCTCCCCAAGGTGTATGCGTGTTAGATGCTGTAATTTATGTCGCTGATAACGAAAATCACGCAATTAGAAAG ATAGATTTAGTAGAGAAAATTGTAAGTACGGTCGCTGGTACGGGCTTCCAAGGTCACGATTATGTCGGAGGGAAAACTGGTAGGGACCAAGCTTTGTCTTCCCCTTGGGACGTTTCGATTTATAGACACGAGTATGCAGATAAATCCGTACCTGTGTTATTAATCGCAATGGCAGGTACACATCAAATTTGGGCGCTTTTTTTAGAAGACAGTATTTGGTGGAAAAATAG AGAGTACAAAGCAAGCACGTGTGCTGCAATCGTTGGAAGCGGCAGGGAGGAGAACCGCAATAATACGTATCCTCACGCGGCTGGCTTAGCACAACCATCGGGATTGATTGTCGTGCAGGAGGATAAAATGGTCTTTTTTGCCGATAGCGAAAGCAGCACCATCAGATCCGTAGATCTAAACAATGGACGAGTATCTGCTGTTTGCGGAGCAAATAGAAATCCGGCG GATTTACATGATTTCGGGGATTCCGACGGTGTTCAATACGGTGTTAAGCTTCAACATCCTTTGGGAATAACGTGGCACTCGAAAGAGAATGTCGTCTACATAGCCGACACGTACAATCATAAAATTAAAAGGATCGATGTAAGCACAGGTTGCTGTAAAACCATGTACGGCGATGGAAAACCGAACGAACTATTTTCG TTTGACGAACCCAGTGGCATCGTGGTCAGTTCGAACGGTGATCTGTTATACGTGGCCGATACAAACAATCATGTTGTGAAAGTTATCGACACCAAGAACAACGATATCGCTGTG TTACCTATAAACATTGGTGTATCTGGAAAGGCCGACTCGGAGAACGTTTATTTCTTTGAGACGAAGATAAGCGAGGGAGGAGGTGAATTGAATATCACGTTTGACGTGATCTTTCTCGACGATCGCTTGAAATTGAACAAAGATGCGCCCCAAAGATGGTCTGTGAATGTTTCAGCGGTTAAATGGGTTGCCAAAGTGAGAACCGGCGACCTCGATAGTCCAGTGTCGATCAACGTTCCCGAAGGAAGTGGGATACACGAGGTGTACGTGACACTGGACATCGTTGCGTGTAAAACCACCGAATGCCTGCCAAAGAAATTGTCGATAGTGTATCGAGTACATCAAGAATCGCAAGCCCTCGGCATTGTAACGGAACGCAGACAAGTTGTCGTTAAATAA